In Hyalangium gracile, the genomic window CTCCATCGGCTACGTGACGGACTTCGGCCTCGATTTCGGCTTCCGGTTCCGCTACCTGACGGGCACGCCGCTGTGGATGACGATGCAGAACCCGACCCCCAACAACGGGTCGCTGTACCGCTCGCCGCGCGGCACGGGCTACACCGTCAACGCGAACACGGGCCGGGCGGACCTCAACGAGCCGTCCAACGTGGCCATCCTCCGCAACCCGGACCAGTTCATCATCGACGCGCAGGCCCGCTATGACGTGGGCCGGCCCCTGGGGCTGAAGCAGAAGCTGGAGCTGACGTTCCTGGTGGTGAACCTGCTCAACAACACCGACGCCACGGCGCTGAACCAGACCTACAACACCGCCAACCAGCAGTACGGCAGCGTGTTCAGCCGCAGCCGCCCGCTGCAGGCGGAGTTGCTGCTGCGCTTCCGCAACTGAGCCCAGCCTGAAGCGATGAATCCGAGGGGCTCCCGCATCATGTGGGGGCCCCTCTCTTTTTCCATGCTCCCCTCCTCCTCCATGCGCCCGTCCTCCCTGCTCGTCCTCTCCCTCGCGCTCGCGTGCGCCACGCCCGCGCCCCGTCCGCTGGCCGCCGAGTCCACCTCCGCCACCGCCGAGCCCGACCTGGTGCTCGTGGAGAGCAGCCCGGTGGAGACGCCCATGGATCACCCGGACATCCCGGATGCCTGGCGCGTGTGGCCGGAGATGATCGGCTCCGCCACGCGCACGCTGGACATCGAGCAGTTCTACGTGAGCAACACGCCGGGCGGTCGGCTGGAGCCCGTCATCCAGGCCATCGAGGCCGCGGCGGACCGCGGCGTGCGCGTGCGGCTGCTGGCCGAGGAGAAGTTCGCCAGGCAGTACCCGGAGACGCTGGAGCGGCTCGCGGCCCGGCGCGGCATCACGGTGCGCCGCATGGACACGGCGAAGTCCATGGGCGGGGTGCAGCACGCCAAGTACTTCGTCGTGGACGGACGCGAGGCGTACTTCGGCAGTCAGAACTTCGACTGGCGCTCGCTCGAGCACATCCAGGAGCTGGGCCTGCGCGTGCGAGTCCCCGAGGTGGTCCGCGCCCTCGGCGCCGTCTTCGAGTACGACTGGGCGCTGGCGGCGGGTGCCACGCCCGCTCCGGTCACCTCTGGGACCGGTGGACTCGGGCCCTTTCCAGCGCGCTTCGATGGAGAGACGGTGCGCGTGAGCCCGGCCTTCAGTCCCCAGGGCTTCCTGCCGGATCCGGCCACGTGGGACCTGCAGCGCATGGTGGGGCTCATCGACAGCGCGAAGCGCTCCGTGCGCGTGCAGCTGCTCACCTACCGCGCCAAGGCGCGTGACGGCGGCGAGTTCCGCGAGCTGGACAAAGCGCTGCGGCGGGCGAGCGCCCGAGGCGTGAAGGTGGAGCTGCTCGTGGCGGACTGGAGCAAGCGCTCGGGCACCATCGAGGGCCTGCAGGCGCTCCACGCGCCGCCGGGCCTCACCGTGAAGATGGCCACCATCCCCCGCGCCTCCAGCGGCTTCATCCCCTTCGCGCGCGTGGTGCACGCCAAGTACATGGTGGTGGACGGCGAGACGTCCTGGGTGGGCACGAGCAACTGGGAGCGCGACTACTTCACCCAGACCCGGAACGTGGGCCTCTTCATCGAGGGCCCCGCCTTCGCCCGTCAGCTCGAGCGCTTCTTCTCGGACACCTGGACCAGCCCCTACTCAGCCGAGGTGGATCCGAAGGCGACCTACACCCCGCCCGCCATCTCCAGCGAGCAGTAGCGCGCGCCCAGGCGCCCCGACACACGGCTTACGCTCGGCATGTCACCGGGCAGCGGAGCACCCGCCCTCCTGCCT contains:
- a CDS encoding phospholipase D-like domain-containing protein → MLPSSSMRPSSLLVLSLALACATPAPRPLAAESTSATAEPDLVLVESSPVETPMDHPDIPDAWRVWPEMIGSATRTLDIEQFYVSNTPGGRLEPVIQAIEAAADRGVRVRLLAEEKFARQYPETLERLAARRGITVRRMDTAKSMGGVQHAKYFVVDGREAYFGSQNFDWRSLEHIQELGLRVRVPEVVRALGAVFEYDWALAAGATPAPVTSGTGGLGPFPARFDGETVRVSPAFSPQGFLPDPATWDLQRMVGLIDSAKRSVRVQLLTYRAKARDGGEFRELDKALRRASARGVKVELLVADWSKRSGTIEGLQALHAPPGLTVKMATIPRASSGFIPFARVVHAKYMVVDGETSWVGTSNWERDYFTQTRNVGLFIEGPAFARQLERFFSDTWTSPYSAEVDPKATYTPPAISSEQ